A region of Subtercola boreus DNA encodes the following proteins:
- a CDS encoding glycosyltransferase: MVNPDPEADRPSVPVGTLTASLAARLLQIAPLLGLGASTGTGVGAGAAWTRTAGELAAAVAVAVRTSRSDADVWLAIVGFAATFPTLDEHAAARRALELADGDDAFAVLRALLDALDPVIRRSTTPDAVIEVVEGAVVIDADFSGRSDHNTGVQRVLRETVSRWNTGHELTLVCWNERGTGMRRLVGHEVDRVIDWAGYSALDGPGRVALQAAETDDDEARRHVLVVPVRSVVVEIEVAQVASAAPLAALAAVSGNVVAVVGHDAIPIVSAQSQDAGEIERFARFLTVVKNSSRVAGVSESAATEYRGFVDAVRAQGVPGPSVVAVPLAMNPPTAAAPGAVASGIVASGIVASAKVTEPSRSPGDGGDGPLILVVGSQEPRKNHSPIVFAAGRLAEHGVPFRLRFIGGGTAAGIARFDREIRAVQRLGARIEVLRGASDTVLLESYREARFTVFPSLHEGFGLPVAESLALGVPVITSDHGSLAEMAEGGGCLTVDARDDEAIRHAMEQLLTDDELYDRLKAEALGRAFRTWDDYAGDLWTQLVEPVQELLAAPTEAPQHPEPERLAGAAAAAPQLALASWFGAARADINAAGARERSIPRKVLKVGALARFFVARSREMGVGPASQAAWKVVKRQLVRG, encoded by the coding sequence ATGGTGAACCCAGACCCCGAGGCTGACAGGCCGTCCGTGCCGGTCGGTACGCTGACCGCGTCGCTGGCTGCGCGCCTCCTCCAGATCGCACCCCTCCTGGGTCTCGGTGCCAGCACGGGTACCGGAGTGGGCGCAGGTGCAGCCTGGACCCGCACCGCGGGTGAGCTCGCGGCGGCTGTCGCGGTCGCGGTGCGCACATCCCGCTCAGACGCCGATGTCTGGCTGGCGATCGTCGGCTTCGCCGCGACCTTCCCGACGCTCGACGAGCACGCCGCCGCGCGCCGTGCGCTCGAACTCGCCGACGGTGACGACGCGTTCGCCGTGCTCCGGGCCCTGCTCGATGCCCTCGACCCGGTCATCCGGCGAAGCACCACTCCAGACGCGGTGATCGAGGTGGTGGAGGGGGCCGTCGTCATCGACGCCGACTTCAGCGGCCGATCCGACCACAACACCGGTGTGCAGCGGGTGCTCCGGGAGACCGTCTCGCGCTGGAACACGGGGCACGAGCTCACCCTCGTCTGCTGGAACGAACGCGGCACCGGGATGCGGCGGCTCGTCGGCCACGAGGTCGACAGGGTCATCGACTGGGCCGGGTACTCAGCGCTCGACGGGCCCGGGCGCGTCGCGCTGCAGGCGGCGGAGACCGACGACGACGAGGCCCGTCGCCACGTGCTGGTGGTTCCGGTGCGCTCAGTCGTCGTCGAGATCGAGGTCGCCCAGGTCGCCTCGGCCGCGCCGCTGGCCGCGCTCGCCGCAGTGTCGGGCAACGTCGTGGCTGTCGTCGGCCACGACGCGATCCCCATCGTCAGCGCCCAGAGCCAGGATGCCGGGGAGATCGAGCGCTTCGCGCGATTCCTCACCGTGGTCAAGAACTCCAGCCGGGTCGCCGGGGTGAGCGAGTCGGCGGCGACCGAGTACCGCGGCTTCGTCGACGCGGTCAGGGCCCAGGGGGTGCCCGGCCCGAGCGTGGTGGCCGTTCCGCTCGCGATGAATCCGCCGACCGCCGCCGCGCCGGGCGCCGTCGCGAGCGGCATCGTGGCGAGCGGCATCGTGGCGAGTGCGAAGGTGACGGAGCCCTCCCGCTCGCCCGGCGACGGGGGCGACGGGCCTCTCATCCTCGTCGTCGGCAGCCAGGAGCCCCGCAAGAACCACAGCCCGATCGTCTTCGCCGCGGGCCGGCTCGCCGAGCATGGGGTGCCGTTCCGGCTGCGTTTCATCGGCGGTGGTACCGCGGCGGGCATTGCGCGGTTCGACCGGGAGATCAGAGCTGTGCAGCGGCTCGGCGCCCGCATCGAGGTGCTGCGGGGTGCCAGCGACACCGTTCTGCTGGAGTCGTACCGCGAGGCGCGCTTCACCGTCTTCCCCTCGCTGCACGAGGGATTCGGCCTGCCCGTCGCCGAATCCCTGGCCCTCGGCGTACCGGTGATCACCTCCGACCACGGGAGCCTGGCGGAGATGGCCGAGGGCGGCGGCTGCCTGACCGTGGATGCCCGGGACGACGAGGCCATCCGGCACGCGATGGAGCAGCTCCTCACTGACGACGAACTGTACGACCGGCTGAAGGCGGAGGCGCTCGGACGCGCGTTCCGAACCTGGGACGACTACGCCGGCGACCTCTGGACCCAGCTCGTCGAGCCGGTGCAGGAGCTGCTCGCCGCCCCGACGGAGGCCCCGCAGCATCCAGAACCCGAACGTCTGGCAGGCGCCGCGGCCGCCGCGCCGCAACTCGCGCTGGCGAGCTGGTTCGGTGCGGCCCGCGCCGACATCAACGCCGCCGGCGCGCGGGAACGCTCGATCCCGCGCAAGGTGCTGAAGGTCGGCGCGCTGGCACGGTTCTTCGTGGCGCGGTCTCGCGAGATGGGGGTCGGCCCGGCTTCCCAGGCGGCATGGAAAGTCGTGAAACGGCAACTCGTTCGAGGCTGA
- a CDS encoding glycosyltransferase family 4 protein yields MTARHLRVLFDATAIPADRGGVGRYVENVVTELVRSGVPLAVVCQPRDRAFFEAAGVTRVVEIAGWGSRASGRLLWEQLVLPGLARRTGADVIHSPHYTFPLVTRRARVVTVHDLTFFSAPEVHGRLKRKFFRTWIRATRLARVTVVTPSRTTAEEYTRVTGADPARVFAAPLGYDSAVFRPPTNDEVEAFRASQEPLPAGWIAFLGTLEPRKNVPALVRGYAAAMAERAPGARPALLLSGGAGWDDAVEGTVAEAVAGGADVRMLGYLPLEQLRSLLGGSLLTAYPSLGEGFGLPVLEAMACGSAVLTSRRLSLPEVGGDAVSYTEVDSASIASALGRLLDTPAERSRLGLAGRSRATRFTWAACALHHVEAYTAARGGSAATDSAARGPRPTKGS; encoded by the coding sequence ATGACCGCTCGGCACCTGCGGGTGCTCTTTGACGCGACGGCCATCCCGGCCGACCGGGGGGGCGTGGGCCGCTACGTCGAGAACGTGGTGACGGAGCTCGTGCGCTCCGGAGTGCCGCTCGCCGTCGTCTGCCAGCCGCGGGACCGGGCGTTCTTCGAGGCGGCGGGGGTGACGCGCGTCGTCGAGATCGCGGGGTGGGGCAGCCGCGCATCCGGTCGCCTGCTCTGGGAGCAGCTCGTGCTGCCGGGCCTTGCGAGGCGAACGGGTGCCGACGTCATCCACTCCCCGCACTACACGTTCCCGCTCGTCACCCGGCGCGCGCGGGTCGTCACCGTGCACGACCTCACCTTCTTCAGCGCGCCCGAGGTGCACGGCCGGCTGAAGCGGAAATTCTTCCGCACCTGGATCCGCGCCACGCGGCTCGCCCGCGTCACCGTGGTGACGCCCAGCCGGACGACGGCCGAGGAGTACACGCGTGTGACCGGCGCCGATCCCGCCCGGGTGTTCGCAGCCCCGCTCGGCTACGACAGCGCCGTGTTCCGCCCGCCGACGAACGACGAGGTCGAGGCCTTCCGGGCGTCGCAGGAGCCCCTCCCGGCCGGCTGGATCGCGTTCCTCGGCACGCTCGAACCGCGGAAGAACGTTCCCGCCCTGGTGCGCGGGTACGCCGCGGCGATGGCCGAGCGTGCACCCGGAGCCCGCCCCGCCCTCCTCCTCTCGGGCGGCGCGGGCTGGGACGACGCCGTCGAGGGAACCGTCGCCGAAGCGGTCGCGGGCGGCGCCGACGTGCGGATGCTCGGCTACCTGCCCCTCGAACAGCTCCGTTCGCTGCTCGGCGGTTCGCTCCTCACGGCGTACCCGAGCCTCGGCGAAGGGTTCGGCCTGCCCGTGCTCGAAGCGATGGCGTGCGGATCGGCTGTGCTCACCAGCCGCAGGTTGTCGCTTCCCGAGGTGGGCGGCGACGCGGTCAGCTACACCGAGGTGGACTCGGCTAGCATTGCCTCTGCCCTCGGCCGCCTGCTCGACACCCCCGCCGAACGGTCACGGCTCGGCCTGGCCGGGCGATCGCGGGCCACGCGGTTCACCTGGGCGGCCTGTGCCCTGCACCACGTGGAGGCGTACACCGCCGCCCGGGGGGGCTCCGCGGCCACAGACTCCGCAGCCCGAGGCCCCCGCCCGACGAAAGGATCCTGA
- a CDS encoding GDP-mannose 4,6-dehydratase — translation MPVALVTGISGQDGSYLAESLLADGYEVHGLVRNNTEENLRALGSPAGLTLHTVDLQAPDALESVVRAVRPDELYSLAAVSSVAASWNDPVMTGAVNGQVVVRLLDAAFRLQEEHGHPVRVLHASSAEIFGQAEQTPQVETTAIRPSSPYGASKAYAHLSVGVFRGRGLHASNTVLYNHESPRRPETFVTRKITAGVARISRGLQDGLELGNLDARRDWGWAPDYVRAMRLAVAAPEAGDFIVATGVSHTISDFLSAAFGHVGITDWEHFVTVNPAFVRPVDPAEQLGDSSKARRELGWEPTVDFEALVARMVEHDLGLLAR, via the coding sequence GTGCCCGTCGCGCTCGTCACCGGAATCTCTGGGCAGGACGGCTCGTACCTCGCCGAGTCCCTTCTCGCCGACGGGTACGAGGTGCACGGCCTCGTGCGGAACAACACAGAAGAGAACCTGAGGGCGCTCGGCTCCCCCGCTGGCCTGACGCTCCACACGGTCGACCTGCAGGCTCCGGATGCCCTCGAATCCGTCGTGCGTGCCGTGAGGCCCGACGAGCTCTATTCGCTCGCCGCGGTCTCCTCCGTCGCCGCCTCGTGGAACGACCCGGTCATGACGGGCGCGGTCAACGGGCAGGTCGTCGTGCGCCTGCTCGACGCCGCCTTCCGCCTGCAGGAGGAGCACGGGCATCCGGTGCGCGTGCTGCACGCGTCGAGCGCCGAGATCTTCGGGCAGGCCGAACAGACCCCGCAGGTCGAGACCACCGCGATCCGGCCCTCCTCCCCCTACGGAGCGTCGAAGGCCTACGCACACCTCTCGGTCGGCGTCTTCCGCGGCCGGGGCCTGCACGCCTCGAACACGGTGCTCTACAACCACGAGTCGCCGCGCCGCCCGGAGACCTTCGTGACCCGCAAGATCACGGCAGGCGTCGCCCGCATCAGCAGAGGCCTCCAGGACGGCCTCGAACTCGGCAACCTCGACGCCCGGCGCGACTGGGGCTGGGCGCCCGACTACGTGCGCGCCATGCGACTCGCGGTCGCCGCTCCCGAAGCCGGTGACTTCATCGTCGCCACCGGTGTCTCGCACACCATCTCCGATTTCCTCAGTGCCGCCTTCGGGCACGTCGGCATCACCGACTGGGAACACTTCGTCACGGTGAACCCGGCATTCGTCCGCCCGGTCGACCCCGCCGAACAGCTCGGCGACTCCTCGAAGGCCCGGCGTGAACTCGGCTGGGAGCCGACGGTCGACTTCGAGGCGCTGGTCGCCCGCATGGTCGAGCACGACCTCGGACTGCTCGCACGATGA
- a CDS encoding glycosyltransferase family 4 protein, which produces MSDLDIWSETVRRLIGSLGADASAATTPEELSELLATTFGSDLADDRLWLVWACLRGELPVEDDLILFRRNVVLNGAAQAIRDLGGRADASIFGLTATVEIVDSPILVDVHNTASTGTMSGIQRVVRETTGRWAAEHELTFVAWSDNRFALRRLTAKEESRMRGTEYDESEKAKAMPARLVIPNGGLMIIPELAADSERADRFLAMGRYASTRVAYIGYDCVPLTSGETAAGAMAGHFPLYLDAVAYADRVAAISESTAHEFDAWKLMLPASGRTGPDVRAVFLAGDSDEPSEAALAETREEIELAPGEPLVLAVGSHEPRKNHLSVLQVARLLWEEGKKFRLVMIGSGSWNSDPFDNLAASLQDQGHPLVVLSGASDRLLAASYRLAAVSIFTSFHEGFGLPIVESLRAGTPVISSNVGSMLELSKRYGGVITVDPHSDEQLEDALRSALDDPAVLAAKRAELATNDYRSWDDYSREVWEYFVGA; this is translated from the coding sequence ATGAGCGACCTCGACATCTGGTCCGAGACGGTCCGCCGCCTGATCGGCAGCCTCGGCGCCGACGCCTCGGCAGCAACGACCCCCGAGGAACTCTCCGAGCTGCTCGCGACGACCTTCGGCAGTGACCTTGCCGACGACCGCCTCTGGCTGGTCTGGGCCTGTCTCCGGGGCGAGCTCCCCGTGGAGGACGACCTCATCCTGTTCCGCCGGAACGTGGTGCTGAACGGTGCAGCGCAGGCGATCCGCGATCTCGGCGGGCGCGCTGACGCCAGCATCTTCGGGCTCACCGCCACGGTCGAGATCGTCGACTCGCCGATCCTCGTCGACGTGCACAACACGGCGAGCACAGGCACGATGTCGGGCATCCAGCGCGTCGTCAGGGAGACCACGGGCCGCTGGGCCGCCGAACACGAGCTCACCTTCGTCGCCTGGTCGGACAACCGGTTCGCCCTCCGCCGCCTGACCGCGAAGGAGGAGTCCCGGATGCGCGGGACGGAGTACGACGAGTCGGAGAAGGCCAAGGCGATGCCCGCCCGGCTGGTCATTCCGAACGGCGGGCTGATGATCATCCCGGAGCTCGCCGCCGACTCCGAACGGGCCGACCGTTTTCTCGCGATGGGGCGCTACGCGAGCACCCGGGTCGCCTACATCGGGTACGACTGCGTGCCGCTCACCTCGGGAGAGACGGCCGCAGGCGCGATGGCCGGGCACTTTCCCCTGTACCTCGACGCGGTCGCGTACGCCGACCGCGTCGCGGCGATCTCGGAGTCCACCGCCCACGAGTTCGACGCCTGGAAACTCATGCTGCCCGCCTCCGGGCGCACGGGACCGGATGTACGGGCCGTCTTCCTGGCCGGGGACTCCGACGAGCCCTCAGAAGCTGCGCTTGCCGAGACGCGCGAAGAGATCGAGCTCGCCCCGGGCGAACCGCTCGTGCTCGCCGTCGGCAGCCACGAACCCCGCAAGAACCACCTCTCCGTGCTGCAGGTCGCCCGCCTGCTGTGGGAGGAGGGCAAGAAGTTCCGGCTCGTGATGATCGGCAGCGGTTCGTGGAACAGCGACCCGTTCGACAACCTCGCCGCGTCCCTGCAGGACCAGGGGCATCCCCTGGTCGTGCTCTCCGGGGCATCCGACCGGCTGCTGGCTGCCAGCTACCGGCTCGCAGCGGTCTCGATCTTCACGTCCTTCCACGAGGGCTTCGGCCTGCCGATCGTGGAGTCCCTCCGCGCCGGCACCCCCGTCATCTCCTCGAACGTCGGCAGCATGCTCGAACTTTCGAAGCGGTACGGCGGCGTCATCACGGTCGACCCGCACTCCGACGAGCAGCTCGAGGATGCCCTCCGCTCGGCCCTCGACGATCCCGCCGTGCTCGCCGCCAAGCGGGCCGAACTGGCGACGAACGACTACCGCAGCTGGGACGACTACTCCCGCGAGGTCTGGGAGTACTTCGTCGGCGCCTGA
- a CDS encoding GDP-mannose 4,6-dehydratase, with protein sequence MPRALITGITGQDGLYLGELLLSKGYEVFGLIRGQNNPKRALVEATLPGVKILTGDLTDLSSLIRALEAAKPDEFYNLGAISFVAYSWENASLTTEVTAKGVLNALEAVRLYSGDEPAKVRFYQASSSEMFGKVQQVPQDEDTLLWPRSPYGVAKVFGHYMTINYRESYGMHASSGVLFNHESPRRGPEFVTRKVSQAVARISLGLQENIVLGNLDARRDWGFAGDYVEAMWLMLQQEEADDYVISTGETHSIKELLEKAFAVVGITDWEKYVVQNPEFMRPAEVDLLIGSSAKAESKLGWKPRVGFEELVTMMVENDVVEQKALAGL encoded by the coding sequence ATGCCCCGCGCTCTCATCACCGGAATCACCGGCCAGGACGGCCTCTATCTGGGAGAACTGCTCCTGTCGAAGGGGTACGAAGTATTCGGCCTCATCCGTGGGCAGAACAACCCGAAGAGAGCTCTCGTCGAGGCCACCCTTCCCGGTGTCAAGATCCTGACCGGTGACCTCACCGACCTGTCGAGCCTGATCCGAGCACTCGAGGCAGCGAAGCCCGACGAGTTCTACAACCTCGGCGCCATCTCGTTCGTCGCGTACTCGTGGGAGAACGCGAGCCTCACCACGGAGGTCACCGCGAAGGGTGTGCTGAACGCCCTCGAGGCCGTGCGCCTCTACTCGGGCGACGAGCCCGCGAAGGTGCGCTTCTACCAGGCCTCCTCGAGCGAGATGTTCGGCAAGGTGCAGCAGGTCCCGCAGGATGAGGACACTCTGCTCTGGCCGCGGTCGCCGTACGGCGTCGCGAAGGTCTTCGGCCACTACATGACCATCAACTACCGCGAGTCGTACGGCATGCACGCCTCCTCCGGTGTGCTGTTCAACCACGAGTCGCCCCGTCGGGGACCGGAGTTCGTCACCCGCAAGGTGTCGCAGGCCGTCGCCCGCATCTCGCTGGGACTGCAGGAGAACATCGTGCTCGGCAACCTCGACGCCCGTCGCGACTGGGGTTTCGCCGGCGACTACGTCGAGGCCATGTGGCTGATGCTGCAGCAGGAGGAGGCCGACGACTACGTCATCTCCACCGGTGAGACGCACTCCATCAAGGAGCTCCTCGAGAAGGCGTTCGCCGTCGTCGGCATCACCGACTGGGAGAAGTACGTCGTTCAGAACCCCGAATTCATGCGTCCCGCCGAGGTCGACCTGCTCATCGGGTCGAGCGCGAAGGCAGAGTCGAAGCTCGGTTGGAAGCCCAGGGTCGGCTTCGAGGAGCTCGTCACGATGATGGTCGAGAACGACGTCGTCGAGCAAAAAGCCCTCGCCGGGCTGTAG
- a CDS encoding glycosyltransferase family 2 protein: MPSTTTLVVVSYFSRHDVVACLRSVPGASIQPPEVLVVNNAATDDLQGVLEPFPNTTLLEPGANLGYGGAINYAAERLGPSTEWILVTNPDVEYSEGSIDELLAVANADDRIGVVGPRITNDDGSIYPSARALPSLTVGAGHAVLHTVWPANPWSKRYLQADRSKTPGSLPLASGWLSGACLLVRRSAFEQIGGFDDRFFMYFEDVDLCERLGDAGWKVLYVPSASVHHAGGTSTRGHSAAMLRAHHRSAYLYLAKRYHQWYYFPVRAAIRVGLAVRTATSLRSS, translated from the coding sequence GTGCCCAGCACGACGACACTGGTGGTGGTGAGCTACTTCTCCCGCCACGACGTGGTCGCCTGCCTCCGCTCCGTGCCGGGCGCGAGCATCCAGCCACCCGAGGTTCTCGTCGTGAACAATGCGGCGACGGATGACCTGCAGGGCGTTCTCGAACCGTTCCCGAACACGACCCTGCTGGAGCCCGGCGCGAACCTCGGTTACGGCGGAGCGATCAACTATGCCGCTGAACGGCTGGGCCCGTCGACCGAGTGGATCCTGGTCACCAACCCCGACGTGGAGTACAGCGAAGGGTCGATCGACGAACTGCTCGCCGTCGCGAACGCCGACGACCGGATCGGGGTCGTCGGCCCGCGCATCACCAACGACGACGGCTCCATCTACCCCTCGGCCCGGGCGCTGCCCTCTCTCACCGTGGGCGCGGGGCATGCGGTCCTCCACACGGTGTGGCCCGCGAACCCGTGGTCGAAGCGGTACCTGCAGGCCGACCGCTCGAAGACTCCCGGCTCGCTCCCGCTCGCCTCGGGCTGGCTCTCGGGTGCGTGCCTGCTCGTGCGGCGGAGCGCGTTCGAACAGATCGGCGGGTTCGACGACCGCTTCTTCATGTACTTCGAGGACGTCGACCTCTGCGAACGACTGGGTGATGCCGGCTGGAAGGTGCTCTACGTGCCGAGCGCAAGCGTGCACCACGCCGGCGGCACATCGACCCGCGGTCACTCCGCGGCCATGCTGCGCGCCCACCACCGGAGCGCCTACCTCTACCTCGCGAAGCGGTACCACCAGTGGTACTACTTTCCCGTCCGCGCCGCGATCCGTGTCGGCCTCGCCGTGCGCACCGCCACTAGCCTGAGATCATCATGA
- a CDS encoding glycosyltransferase encodes MSNTTPSQGESPVPPSVQYPTVDQIDTWFGGLHVGAGRDAPSAEELQASLSWRITQPIRAVRLRERLALVKAGKLPLTGTSRASSTSLAAARQALDQRLRQVAPHLLAPSPEKPLTDLSLEQLLGTLTAAVHARGLESELWLLMIAVSGCFPDQAQLFALRRDLRGVSARDATARILHHCGVWTARHHSHLRTISVVSDKPVVFTDFTARYGFNSGIQRVTRQTLSRWPDTDGYTLCALTLDGTGLRTLDEVERSRVLEWAGDDDSKRADEEHDDDDREAVLVVPWNTTFFLPEVIVGRGTTTVTALARFTANRTIALGYDAIPVSGAHYVSRGLTQLFVTYLSMLKYFDEVVAISQSTHDEFEGFSQALETQGLPGQQVSTVSLPIEHIPAEPLAASDEELLEAAEDVVPMVLSVGSNEPRKNQLAVIYASEVLWRRGAEFSLVVLGGRGDKYFTDIADAVAALAANGRRIQIRRDVDEADLARAYDEARFSVFISIQEGYGLPVAESLAVGTPVITTSYGSTAEIAAGGGCLVVDPRNDDEIVEAMGRLLGDDDLLARLENEIAERDDTTWDDYAAAIWTIVQAKENSR; translated from the coding sequence ATGAGCAACACCACCCCATCGCAGGGGGAGAGCCCCGTGCCTCCGTCAGTGCAGTACCCCACCGTCGACCAGATCGACACCTGGTTCGGCGGGCTCCACGTCGGCGCGGGACGCGACGCCCCCTCGGCCGAGGAGCTCCAGGCGAGCCTCAGCTGGCGGATCACCCAGCCGATCCGGGCCGTGCGGCTGCGCGAACGCCTGGCCCTGGTGAAGGCCGGCAAGCTCCCGCTCACCGGCACCAGCCGGGCATCGTCGACCTCGCTCGCGGCCGCCCGCCAGGCCCTCGACCAGCGTCTCCGGCAGGTGGCACCCCACCTCCTCGCTCCCTCTCCTGAGAAACCCCTCACCGACCTCAGCCTGGAACAGCTGCTCGGAACCCTGACGGCGGCCGTGCACGCTCGCGGGCTCGAGAGCGAACTCTGGCTGCTGATGATCGCCGTCAGCGGATGCTTCCCCGACCAGGCCCAGCTGTTCGCGCTGCGGCGGGACCTGCGAGGCGTCTCGGCCCGCGATGCCACCGCGCGCATCCTGCACCACTGCGGGGTCTGGACGGCCCGGCACCACAGCCACCTCCGCACAATCTCGGTCGTCTCCGACAAGCCCGTGGTCTTCACCGACTTCACCGCCCGTTACGGCTTCAACTCGGGCATCCAGCGCGTCACGCGCCAGACGCTCTCCCGCTGGCCGGACACGGACGGTTACACCCTCTGCGCCCTGACCCTCGACGGAACCGGCCTCCGCACTCTCGACGAGGTCGAACGCTCCCGGGTGCTCGAGTGGGCCGGCGACGACGACAGCAAGCGCGCCGACGAGGAACACGATGACGACGACCGCGAAGCGGTGCTCGTCGTCCCGTGGAACACGACGTTCTTCCTCCCCGAAGTGATCGTCGGTCGCGGCACCACCACCGTGACCGCCCTCGCCCGGTTCACCGCGAACCGCACGATCGCGCTCGGCTATGACGCGATCCCCGTCTCCGGGGCGCACTACGTCAGCCGCGGCCTGACCCAGCTGTTCGTCACCTACCTCTCGATGCTGAAGTACTTCGACGAGGTCGTGGCCATCTCGCAGTCCACCCATGACGAGTTCGAGGGCTTCAGCCAGGCCCTCGAGACGCAGGGGCTGCCGGGCCAGCAGGTCAGCACGGTCTCTCTGCCGATCGAGCACATCCCGGCGGAACCTCTCGCCGCAAGCGACGAGGAACTTCTCGAAGCGGCTGAAGACGTGGTGCCGATGGTGCTCTCCGTCGGGAGCAACGAGCCCCGCAAGAACCAGCTCGCCGTGATCTACGCCAGCGAGGTGCTCTGGCGCCGCGGCGCGGAGTTCAGCCTCGTCGTGCTCGGCGGGCGCGGCGACAAGTACTTCACGGACATCGCGGACGCCGTCGCGGCACTCGCCGCGAACGGCAGGCGGATCCAGATCCGCCGTGACGTCGACGAAGCCGACCTGGCCCGCGCCTACGACGAGGCCCGCTTCAGCGTGTTCATCTCGATCCAGGAGGGCTACGGACTTCCTGTCGCGGAGTCCCTCGCCGTCGGCACGCCGGTGATCACCACGAGCTACGGCAGCACCGCGGAGATCGCCGCCGGCGGTGGATGCCTCGTGGTCGACCCGCGGAACGACGACGAGATCGTGGAGGCCATGGGCAGGCTGCTCGGCGACGACGATCTGCTGGCCCGCCTCGAGAACGAGATCGCCGAACGCGACGACACCACCTGGGACGACTACGCCGCCGCAATCTGGACGATCGTCCAGGCGAAGGAGAACAGCCGATGA